The Lates calcarifer isolate ASB-BC8 unplaced genomic scaffold, TLL_Latcal_v3 _unitig_2032_quiver_898, whole genome shotgun sequence genome contains a region encoding:
- the LOC108891814 gene encoding NACHT, LRR and PYD domains-containing protein 14 isoform X15 yields MTQSLPLRLDMMNGLEEEEDRAESPVSSCLSMKSDWSKDRPPDLSDGPGPWSHWRPFPQHRAESPVSSCLSMKSDWSKDRPPDLSNGPGPWSHWRPFPQNRAESPGSSCLSMKSDWSKDRPPDLSDGPGPWSHWRPFPQKRKRSHVPVEEQLSCCDLCQDVLKDPVSTSCGHWFCRQCITSYWDQSGPSGGSSCPQCGQRPRPGPGLQTADSGLQEVLDEHKISLRRRCERVTEGTDGTGSRTLLNRIYTELYITEGQSEEVNTQHEVVQLEIKMETLHDTPIRCQDVFKALPEQQRPIRVVLTNGVAGVGKTFSVQKFTLDWAEGSENQDVSLLVLLSFRELNLIRDEQYSLLTLLHVFHPTLQKVTAEKLAVCKVLFIFDGLDESRLSLDFNNRKVVSDVTQKSSVNELLTNLIQGNLLPSALVWITSRPAAANQIPPSCVDRVTEVRGFTDPQKEEYFRRRSSDEELSNRTISHIKTSRSLHIMCQIPVFCWITATVLEHMLTTEQRGELPKTMTDLFSHFLLVQTKRKKNKYHEGHETSPQELTEADREVLLKLGRLAFEHLEKGNIMFYQEDLEQCGLDVTEALVYSGVCTEIFKRESVIFQKTVYCFVHLSVQEFLAAVYMFHCFTNRNTQVLEDFLGNKYVDSTLDVFLNEAVKKSLRSKNGHLDLFVRFLHGLSLESNQRVLGGLLGQTENSPEIIQIAINNLKKRKTKASPDRSINIFHCLMEMNELSVHQEIQEFLKSENRSEQRLSVIQCSALAYMLQMSEEVLDEFDPKTYNTSEEGRRRLIPAVRNCRKARLGGCGLSETHCEVVASALKSNPSHLRELDLSDNKDLKDSGVKLVSAGLESPNCRLETLRLESCSLSEISCSSLVSALKSNPSHLTELDLSNNKLQDSAVKDLCGFLQSPDCRLETLRLKSCGLSEISCSSLVSALKSNPSHLRELDLRGNYLQDSDVKDLTDLVKSPDRGLETLRLESCSLSEISCSSLVSALKSNPSHLRELDLSWNNKLQDSDVKELCGLLRSPHCRLETLGLESCSLSKISCSSLVSALKSNPSHLTELDLSNNKLQDSAVKDLCGFLQSPDCRLETLRLRNCSLSKISCSSLVSALKSNPSHLRDLDLSKNINLQDPRVKELCGFLQSPDCRLETLRLKNCSLSEISCSSLVSALKSNPSHLRDLDLSDNKLQDSGVKDLCGFLQSPDCRLETLRLESCSLSEISCSSLVSALKSNPSHLRDLDLSKNWKLQDSGVKDLCGFLQSPDCRLETLRLESCSLSEISCSSLVSALKSNPSHLRELDLSYNNLQDSAVKPLHDLVEDPDYRLQTVGK; encoded by the exons ATGACGCAGA GTTTACCTCTCAGACTGGACATGATGAATGgtttggaggaagaggaggacagagcagagtctccagtatccagctgtctgtccatgaagagtgactggtccaaagaCAGACCTCCAGACCTCAGTGATGGACCTGGACCCTGGAGTCATTGGAGACCGTTTCCACA acacagagcagagtctccagtatccagctgtctgtctatgaagagtgactggtctAAAGACAGACCTCCAGACCTCAGTAATGGACCTGGACCCTGGAGTCATTGGAGACCGTTTCCACA aaacagagcagagtctccaggatccagctgtctgtctatgaagagtgactggtccaaagaCAGACCTCCAGACCTCAGTGATGGACCTGGACCCTGGAGTCATTGGAGACCGTTTCCACA aaagaggaagaggagtcatgttcctgtggaggagcagctgtcctGCTGTGATCTGTGTCAGGACGTCCTGAAGGATCCAGTCTCTACCAGCTGTGGACACTGGTTCTGCAGACAGTGCATCACCTCATACTGGGACCAGTCTGGTCCATCAGGAGGCTCCTCCTGTCCCCAGTGTGGACAAAGACccagaccaggacctggactgcagacagcagatagtggtctgcaggaggttttagatgaacataagatcagtctgaggaggagatgtgaacgtgtgactgaaggaactgatggaacaggaagtagaaccctcctcaacaggatctacactgagctctacatcacagagggacagagtgaagaggttaatacccaacatgaggtgGTGCAGCTGGAGATCAAGATGGAGACCCTCCATGACACTCCAATCAGGTGCCAGGACGTCTTTAAAGCCTTACCTGAGCAACAGAGACCcatcagagtggttctgaccaacggcgtcgctggtgttggaaaaaccttctcagtgcagaagttcactctggactgggcagagggctcggaaaaccaagatgtcagtctgctggttctgctttcgttcagggagctgaacctgatcagagatgagcagtacagtcttctcacgctgctccatgttttccatccaacattacagaaggtcacagcagagaagctggctgtctgtaaagttctgttcatctttgatggcctggatgaaagcagactttcactggatttcaacaacaggaaggttgtgtctgacgtcacacagaagtcatcagtcaacgagctgctgacaaacctcatccaggggaatctgcttccctcggctctggtctggataacttccagacctgcagcggccaatcagatccctccttcatgtgttgacagggtaacagaagtacgaggcttcactgacccacagaaggaggagtacttcaggaggagatccagtgatgaagagctgtccaacagaaccatctcacacatcaagacctccaggagcctccacatcatgtgtcaaatcccagtcttctgctggatcactgctacagttctggagcacatgttgactacagagcagagaggagagctgcccaagaccatGACTGACCTGttctcacacttcctgctggttcagacaaagaggaagaagaacaagtaccatgagggacatgagacgagtccacaggagctgacggaggctgacagggaagttcttctgaagctggggaggctggcgtttgaacatctggagaaaggaaacatcatgttctaccaagaagacctggagcagtgtggtcttgatgtgacagaggccttggtgtactcaggagtttgtacagagatcttcaaaagagagagtgtgatcttccagaaaacagtctactgctttgttcatctgagcgttcaggagtttctggctgcagtctacatgttccactgtttcaccaacaggaacacacaggtaCTGGAGGACTTCCTGGGAAACAAATATGTTGATTCAACCCTGGATGTCTTCCTGAATGAAGCAGTCAAAAAATCTCTGAGAAGTAAAAAtggccacctggacctgtttgttcgcttccttcatggcctctctctggagtccaaccagagaGTCTTAGGAGgtctgctgggtcagacagagaacagtccagaaatcatccagatagccatcaacaacctgaagaagaggaagaccaAAGCGtctcctgacagaagcatcaacatcttccactgtctgatggagatgaacgaaCTCTCAGTTcatcaggagatccaagagttcctgaagtcagagaacagatcagagcagagactctctgtgatccagtgctcagctctggcctacatgctgcagatgtcagaggaggttctggatgagttTGACCCAAAGACGTACAACACATCAGAGGAGGGACGACGgagactgatcccagctgtgaggaactgcaggaaGGCTCG ACTTGGTGGTTGTGGACTctcagagactcactgtgaagtcgtggcctcagctctgaagtccaacccctcccatctgagagaactggacctgagtgacaaCAAAGACttgaaggattcaggagtgaagctggtttctgctggactggagagtccaaactgcagactggagactctgag gttggagtcctgcagtttgtcagagatcagctgttcttctctggtctcagctctgaagtccaacccctcccatctgacagaactggacctgagtaacaacaagctgcaggattcagcagtgaaggatctgtgtggttttctgcagagtccagactgtagactggagactctgag gttgaagtCCTGtggtttgtcagagatcagctgttcttctctggtctcagctctgaagtccaacccctcccatctgagagaactggacctgaggGGAAACtacctgcaggattcagatGTGAAGGATCTGACTGATCTTGTGAAGAGTCCAGACCGtggactggagactctgag gttggagtcctgcagtttgtcagagatcagctgttcttctctggtctcagctctgaagtccaacccctcccatctgagagaactggatcTGAGCTGgaacaacaagctgcaggattcagatgtgaaggagctgtgtggtttacTGAGGAGTCCacactgtagactggagactctggg gttggagtcctgcagtttgtcaaagatcagctgttcttctctggtctcagctctgaagtccaacccctcccatctgacagaactggacctgagtaacaacaagctgcaggattcagcagtgaaggatctgtgtggttttctgcagagtccagactgtagactggagactctgag gttgaggaactgcagtttgtcaaagatcagctgttcttctctggtctcagctctgaagtccaacccctcccatctgagagacctggacctgagtaaGAACATTAACCTGCAGGATCCAcgagtgaaggagctgtgtggttttctgcagagtccagactgtagactggagactctgag gttgaagaactgcagtttgtcagagatcagctgttcttctctggtctcagctctgaagtccaacccctcccatctgagagacctggacctgagtgacaacaagctgcaggattcaggagtgaaggatctgtgtggttttctgcagagtccagactgtagactggagactctgag gttggagtcctgcagtttgtcagagatcagctgttcttctctggtctcagctctgaagtccaacccctcccatctgagagacctggacctgagtaaGAACTggaagctgcaggattcaggagtgaaggatctgtgtggttttctgcagagtccagactgtagactggagactctgag gttggagtcctgcagtttgtcagagatcagctgttcttctctggtctcagctctgaagtccaacccctcccatctgagagaactggacctgagctacaacaacctgcaggattcagcaGTGAAGCCTCTCCATGATCTTGTGGAGGACCCAGACTACAGACTGCAGACTGTGGG gaagtGA
- the LOC108891814 gene encoding NACHT, LRR and PYD domains-containing protein 14 isoform X16, which yields MTQSLPLRLDMMNGLEEEEDRAESPVSSCLSMKSDWSKDRPPDLSDGPGPWSHWRPFPQHRAESPVSSCLSMKSDWSKDRPPDLSNGPGPWSHWRPFPQHRAESPGSSCLSMKSDWSKDRPPDLSDGPGPWSHWRPFPQKRKRSHVPVEEQLSCCDLCQDVLKDPVSTSCGHWFCRQCITSYWDQSGPSGGSSCPQCGQRPRPGPGLQTADSGLQEVLDEHKISLRRRCERVTEGTDGTGSRTLLNRIYTELYITEGQSEEVNTQHEVVQLEIKMETLHDTPIRCQDVFKALPEQQRPIRVVLTNGVAGVGKTFSVQKFTLDWAEGSENQDVSLLVLLSFRELNLIRDEQYSLLTLLHVFHPTLQKVTAEKLAVCKVLFIFDGLDESRLSLDFNNRKVVSDVTQKSSVNELLTNLIQGNLLPSALVWITSRPAAANQIPPSCVDRVTEVRGFTDPQKEEYFRRRSSDEELSNRTISHIKTSRSLHIMCQIPVFCWITATVLEHMLTTEQRGELPKTMTDLFSHFLLVQTKRKKNKYHEGHETSPQELTEADREVLLKLGRLAFEHLEKGNIMFYQEDLEQCGLDVTEALVYSGVCTEIFKRESVIFQKTVYCFVHLSVQEFLAAVYMFHCFTNRNTQVLEDFLGNKYVDSTLDVFLNEAVKKSLRSKNGHLDLFVRFLHGLSLESNQRVLGGLLGQTENSPEIIQIAINNLKKRKTKASPDRSINIFHCLMEMNELSVHQEIQEFLKSENRSEQRLSVIQCSALAYMLQMSEEVLDEFDPKTYNTSEEGRRRLIPAVRNCRKARLGGCGLSETHCEVVASALKSNPSHLRELDLSDNKDLKDSGVKLVSAGLESPNCRLETLRLESCSLSEISCSSLVSALKSNPSHLTELDLSNNKLQDSAVKDLCGFLQSPDCRLETLRLKSCGLSEISCSSLVSALKSNPSHLRELDLRGNYLQDSDVKDLTDLVKSPDRGLETLRLESCSLSEISCSSLVSALKSNPSHLRELDLSWNNKLQDSDVKELCGLLRSPHCRLETLGLESCSLSKISCSSLVSALKSNPSHLTELDLSNNKLQDSAVKDLCGFLQSPDCRLETLRLRNCSLSKISCSSLVSALKSNPSHLRDLDLSKNINLQDPRVKELCGFLQSPDCRLETLRLKNCSLSEISCSSLVSALKSNPSHLRDLDLSDNKLQDSGVKDLCGFLQSPDCRLETLRLESCSLSEISCSSLVSALKSNPSHLRDLDLSKNWKLQDSGVKDLCGFLQSPDCRLETLRLESCSLSEISCSSLVSALKSNPSHLRELDLSYNNLQDSAVKPLHDLVEDPDYRLQTVGK from the exons ATGACGCAGA GTTTACCTCTCAGACTGGACATGATGAATGgtttggaggaagaggaggacagagcagagtctccagtatccagctgtctgtccatgaagagtgactggtccaaagaCAGACCTCCAGACCTCAGTGATGGACCTGGACCCTGGAGTCATTGGAGACCGTTTCCACA acacagagcagagtctccagtatccagctgtctgtctatgaagagtgactggtctAAAGACAGACCTCCAGACCTCAGTAATGGACCTGGACCCTGGAGTCATTGGAGACCGTTTCCACA acacagagcagagtctccaggatccagctgtctgtctatgaagagtgactggtctAAAGACAGACCTCCAGACCTCAGTGATGGACCTGGACCCTGGAGTCATTGGAGACCGTTTCCACA aaagaggaagaggagtcatgttcctgtggaggagcagctgtcctGCTGTGATCTGTGTCAGGACGTCCTGAAGGATCCAGTCTCTACCAGCTGTGGACACTGGTTCTGCAGACAGTGCATCACCTCATACTGGGACCAGTCTGGTCCATCAGGAGGCTCCTCCTGTCCCCAGTGTGGACAAAGACccagaccaggacctggactgcagacagcagatagtggtctgcaggaggttttagatgaacataagatcagtctgaggaggagatgtgaacgtgtgactgaaggaactgatggaacaggaagtagaaccctcctcaacaggatctacactgagctctacatcacagagggacagagtgaagaggttaatacccaacatgaggtgGTGCAGCTGGAGATCAAGATGGAGACCCTCCATGACACTCCAATCAGGTGCCAGGACGTCTTTAAAGCCTTACCTGAGCAACAGAGACCcatcagagtggttctgaccaacggcgtcgctggtgttggaaaaaccttctcagtgcagaagttcactctggactgggcagagggctcggaaaaccaagatgtcagtctgctggttctgctttcgttcagggagctgaacctgatcagagatgagcagtacagtcttctcacgctgctccatgttttccatccaacattacagaaggtcacagcagagaagctggctgtctgtaaagttctgttcatctttgatggcctggatgaaagcagactttcactggatttcaacaacaggaaggttgtgtctgacgtcacacagaagtcatcagtcaacgagctgctgacaaacctcatccaggggaatctgcttccctcggctctggtctggataacttccagacctgcagcggccaatcagatccctccttcatgtgttgacagggtaacagaagtacgaggcttcactgacccacagaaggaggagtacttcaggaggagatccagtgatgaagagctgtccaacagaaccatctcacacatcaagacctccaggagcctccacatcatgtgtcaaatcccagtcttctgctggatcactgctacagttctggagcacatgttgactacagagcagagaggagagctgcccaagaccatGACTGACCTGttctcacacttcctgctggttcagacaaagaggaagaagaacaagtaccatgagggacatgagacgagtccacaggagctgacggaggctgacagggaagttcttctgaagctggggaggctggcgtttgaacatctggagaaaggaaacatcatgttctaccaagaagacctggagcagtgtggtcttgatgtgacagaggccttggtgtactcaggagtttgtacagagatcttcaaaagagagagtgtgatcttccagaaaacagtctactgctttgttcatctgagcgttcaggagtttctggctgcagtctacatgttccactgtttcaccaacaggaacacacaggtaCTGGAGGACTTCCTGGGAAACAAATATGTTGATTCAACCCTGGATGTCTTCCTGAATGAAGCAGTCAAAAAATCTCTGAGAAGTAAAAAtggccacctggacctgtttgttcgcttccttcatggcctctctctggagtccaaccagagaGTCTTAGGAGgtctgctgggtcagacagagaacagtccagaaatcatccagatagccatcaacaacctgaagaagaggaagaccaAAGCGtctcctgacagaagcatcaacatcttccactgtctgatggagatgaacgaaCTCTCAGTTcatcaggagatccaagagttcctgaagtcagagaacagatcagagcagagactctctgtgatccagtgctcagctctggcctacatgctgcagatgtcagaggaggttctggatgagttTGACCCAAAGACGTACAACACATCAGAGGAGGGACGACGgagactgatcccagctgtgaggaactgcaggaaGGCTCG ACTTGGTGGTTGTGGACTctcagagactcactgtgaagtcgtggcctcagctctgaagtccaacccctcccatctgagagaactggacctgagtgacaaCAAAGACttgaaggattcaggagtgaagctggtttctgctggactggagagtccaaactgcagactggagactctgag gttggagtcctgcagtttgtcagagatcagctgttcttctctggtctcagctctgaagtccaacccctcccatctgacagaactggacctgagtaacaacaagctgcaggattcagcagtgaaggatctgtgtggttttctgcagagtccagactgtagactggagactctgag gttgaagtCCTGtggtttgtcagagatcagctgttcttctctggtctcagctctgaagtccaacccctcccatctgagagaactggacctgaggGGAAACtacctgcaggattcagatGTGAAGGATCTGACTGATCTTGTGAAGAGTCCAGACCGtggactggagactctgag gttggagtcctgcagtttgtcagagatcagctgttcttctctggtctcagctctgaagtccaacccctcccatctgagagaactggatcTGAGCTGgaacaacaagctgcaggattcagatgtgaaggagctgtgtggtttacTGAGGAGTCCacactgtagactggagactctggg gttggagtcctgcagtttgtcaaagatcagctgttcttctctggtctcagctctgaagtccaacccctcccatctgacagaactggacctgagtaacaacaagctgcaggattcagcagtgaaggatctgtgtggttttctgcagagtccagactgtagactggagactctgag gttgaggaactgcagtttgtcaaagatcagctgttcttctctggtctcagctctgaagtccaacccctcccatctgagagacctggacctgagtaaGAACATTAACCTGCAGGATCCAcgagtgaaggagctgtgtggttttctgcagagtccagactgtagactggagactctgag gttgaagaactgcagtttgtcagagatcagctgttcttctctggtctcagctctgaagtccaacccctcccatctgagagacctggacctgagtgacaacaagctgcaggattcaggagtgaaggatctgtgtggttttctgcagagtccagactgtagactggagactctgag gttggagtcctgcagtttgtcagagatcagctgttcttctctggtctcagctctgaagtccaacccctcccatctgagagacctggacctgagtaaGAACTggaagctgcaggattcaggagtgaaggatctgtgtggttttctgcagagtccagactgtagactggagactctgag gttggagtcctgcagtttgtcagagatcagctgttcttctctggtctcagctctgaagtccaacccctcccatctgagagaactggacctgagctacaacaacctgcaggattcagcaGTGAAGCCTCTCCATGATCTTGTGGAGGACCCAGACTACAGACTGCAGACTGTGGG gaagtGA